CCGTTCTGGGAACGGATTTGCTTCCTTCACTACCCCAAGCTGCCGAGATTCGCCGCTCGCCTGACTGGTTCTGGATCACTACGGACGCACTTGAGTCCGCGTTTCGATCGAACGTGCGACAGACACACGAACGGCTCCTGCTCAGGGCATCACCCTGAGCAGGAGCCGTTCGTGTGCACGTCCGTCTCAGACGTTGTCAGAAGTGGTCAGCCGTTCGCGACCACGGGGTACCGGGGCTCGTTCTCGGCCATCTGCCGCAGCGCGTCCTTGCGCTCGCGCTTGGAGAGCCGGTCGATGTACAGGTACCCGTACAGGTGATCCGTCTCGTGCTGCAAACAGCGCGCGAAGTAGCCGGTGCCGCGGACCTTGATCGGGTTGCCCTTCTCGTCCTGCCCGGTCACCTCGGCGTAGTCGGGCCGGGCCAGCGGCGCGTAGGCGGTGGGCACCGAGAGGCAGCCCTCGTTGCTGTCGTCCAGCCGGCGCCGGTCGGCGGGCAGTTCGACGAGCTTCGGGTTGCAGATGACACCGGTGTGCCGGGCGCCCTCGTCGTCGGGGCAGTCGTAGATGAAGACCTTCAGGTCGACGCCCACCTGGTTGGCGGCCAGACCGACGCCCTCGGCGGTGCGCTGGCTGGCGAACATGTCCGCCACCAGCTGCTCCAGTTCCGGGCCGAACTCGGTGACGTCCTGGCACTCCTTGTGCAGCACCGGGTTGCCGACGACCGTGATGGGCAGCGAGGTCCCGCGCTCACGCCAGGCGGCCTCGCGCTCCTCGCCGTCCTCGGTGTCGATGACGAAGCCCTCGTCGTCCACGGGAAGCACGCCCACGTGCTGCTGATCGGTGTCCTGCTGCGCCATGACCGACGATGCCTCTCAAACAATCAGGGGGTGAAGTTGCTGCTACAGGGTACGTGGACGCGCCCCCGCGGGGGCGCGGGGCTGCGCCGATTTGCGGCTCCGCCGCGCGGGCGCGACAAGCCACGACGGACCCGCGGTCGGCGAGGTACCTAGCAAACCTCTTCGAGATCCCGCCAGTCCCGAGTCTCCGGACTGTCGGCGACCCACCCGTCCAGCAACCCCCGTACGAGGGTCGCCGGGGCCGCGATCCCACACTCCCGCTCCGGCGCCCACAGCTGCCCGTCCGTACGATGCCCCAGCGGCCCGGGGTGCCCCGGCTCACTGTGATCGTGCGGATCGAGATGCTCCCCGTCACCCTCGTCGGACGGCATCCGGGACTCCGAACACATCCGGCACAGCAACCGCACCGACGACGACCAGTCCTCGGCAGCGAACCCGGCGTCGGACGCCAGCCGCTCCAGCGCGTCCCGGTCCTCCTCGGCGGCGGCCTCCAGAAGGACCACCCAGGTGGGCACGGGCGAGGGCGCCCACAGCTCGATCTCGTCGAACACGGGGTAGGAGTGCCCGGCCGCGGTGGTCCGCTCCCCGTGGGGCACCCCGTCGTGCAGCACGACCTCGCCCCAGCGCCGCCCGGAGGACGGCAGCGGAATCGACAGCACCTCGATCCGGGCGGGGTCCAGCCGCCGCCCCCACACGACCTCGGCCTCGCCCTCCGGCGACAGCCGTACGGCCGCGCTGCCCAGGTCCATCCCGGCGGGTTCACCGGCGGCCGTGGCACCCCCGGGCACCCGCAGCCCGTACGCCTGCCAGGCCCGCCGGGCCAGCGGCCAGTCCTGGAGGGCGGTGGCAGCGATGCCCACGTTCCACCAATCGGGGGCCCCGGTCTCCCGGTCGAGCAGCGCGACGGCGCGCAGACCGGCCGCCCGGGCCTGCTCCCAGTCGTGCCGGAACTTGTGCAGCAGGGCGAGGTTGAACCAGGACTCGGACAGCCAGGGTTCAAGATCGGCGGCACGTGTCAGCAGTGCGCCCGCGTCCTCGTACCGCCCGTCGCCGATCAGCGTGAACGCGCGGTCGGTGGCCTGCCGCCATGAGGCGGAGGGCCGGTGCCGCCCCTTGCCGAAGATCCTCACGATTCCCGCCTGCCAGTGCCGTGGAATGGGCCGGCTTCTGCCCCCGTACAGCCTCTCCCTCGCATCCAACCACGGACCGCTGGAGGGGCGCTCATTACCCATGGGTTACCCAACCGAGGGCAGCGTAAGACCGTCCACCCCTCTCCCACCACCATCTTCAACCGATGTGCTCCCCCACGACTCCGCCATTCCTGGCGAGTACCCTGCCGAGGGATTCCACCACCTCGGGCTGATAGTCCCGCCCGGTGCCGAGCCGCAGCTCTTCGAGCGCCCGCAGCGGACCGCCCGCTCCGGCGTCCCGCACCTTCTCCTCGTAGGCGTTGACGGCCCGCACGATGCGCGCGGAGACCGGCTGCTCCCGGTACGGATCGGCCTGCCGTTCCACGACCACGGCGACCGCCGCGGCCACCCCCGTCTGCCGTACGACGGCCCCGCCGAGCAGCGCGATCCGGCGCTGTTCCTCCACGGGGAGTACGGCGGTGGCCCCGGCCGGTACCGGGTCGACGAGGCTGAGCTGCCCGATGTCGTGCATGAGGGCCGCGTACTCCAGCACGGTCAGCTCCGCCTCGGACAGCCCCAGCTCCCGCCCCACCGCCCGGCTGAGCACCGCGACGCGACGGGCGTGCCCGGCAGGCGTGTACCCGGCGATCTCGGTGGCGCGGGCCAGCGAGGCGATCGTCTGCCGATAGGTGGCCCGCACGGCCGCGTACCGCCGGAAGGCGAGCTGGGTGAGGAGCAGCGGCAGCGAGAAGACGGGCAGCGCCCAGAGTCCGACGACGGCGACGGCGAGCGCCATGACCACCCCGGTGGCGCACACGGCGGTCCCGATCCCCAGGGTGGCCCGCAACTCGTCCCGCAGCAGCGGACCGAAGGGCCAGCCGGTGCGCGAGTGGGCGAGCGCGGCGGCGAGCACCGCGTCGCAGAGCGCGGTGAGCACGAGCAGCGCGACAAGCAGCAGGACGTACGCGGGGCCACCCCAGGCCTCGAACACACCCTGGTTGTACAGGGGTTGGAAGCAGGTGGCGGCGAACCCGGCGGTGAGCACCCGGCGGGCGAGGTGGTCGGCGGTCGGCCCCTGCCCGCGCGCGACGTGCGGTACGCACCCGACGAGGGTGGCCGCGACGACGACGGCGACGACCTGGAGGGCGCCGTGGTGCGTGGCCCGCCCGGCGTCCTCCCCGAGCAGCGCGTACGACAGCGCCCCGGCGGCGGCGAGCGGCGCCGCCTCCCGCGACTCGGGCCCGCTCCACCGGGTCAGCTCCCCGAGCACGACGAGCACCCCGAAGGAGAGCGCGACGGCCCGCCCGTCGAGGCCGGACCAGAGGGTATGGGCGAGAGAGAGAAACGCGAGAAGACCGGCGGTGGCATGAACGAGGGGCCTCATGCCACCCCACCTTCACTACGAACCTGCCCGGGACGGGGAAGGGCAACGGGGCCGGAGCCGGAGTCGGAATCAAGGCCGGGACCGGGATCGGGATCGGCGCACGTTGGTGGCCGACTGGAAACGAGCGGAGCGGGTGGGTGATCACGACGGGGCTGGACTCCGTCAGCCGTCACCGCCGGATGCCACCCACCCCGCCGGCCAAGCGCACGCGCCAACGCCCCCACCATCACCGGATCGAACTGCGTCCCCGCGCACCTCTCCAGTTCCGCCAGAGCAACCCGCACCGGCCGCGCCCTGCTGTACGACCGGGTCGACGTCATCGCGTCGAAGGCGTCCGCGACGGCGACCACACGCGCGAACTCCGGGATCTGGCCGCCGACAAGCCCGTAGGGGTACCCGCTGCCGTCCAGCCGCTCGTGATGGTGCAGGATCGCCGACCGCGCCTCCCCGAGGAAGCCGATCCCCCGGACCATCTCGTGTCCGTACTCCGGGTGCAGTTCGATCACCCGCCGCTCCTCCGGGGTCAGCGGCCCGTCCTTCCGCAGCAGCCGGGTGGGAACGCCCAGTTTGCCCACGTCGTGCAGGATCCCGGCGAACCGCAGTACCTCCACCCGCTCGTCGTCCATGCCCAGTTCCCGCGCGATCATCATCGACGCCTGTCCGACCCGCTCGCTGTGCCCGCGCGTGTACCCGTCCTTGATGTCGACGGCCTGCACGAGCGCCCTGATCGTCGCCTGGTGGGCCGCCCGCTCCCGGTGGTACTGCGCGAACACCCACCACGACACCCACATCGGCAGCAGCACGAGCAGCGCGGCCACGGGCCCGTACGGGCCGCGCCACAGGACGGCCATCATCAGCCCCGCGAGCCCGTGCACGCCGACCGGCACCAGTGACCGTACGAACAGCCCCCGCCAGGCCAGCCGCACCGGCACCCGTTCGGCGAGCGCCAGGATGCCTCCGTCGAGCAGGGCCAGGACCAGGCAGAACGCGACCACGGCCGCCCCCGCGGTGACCAGCGCGTACGGAAAACTGGAGGAGACCACCGTGTCCGGTCCGCCGAGCGACCAGTGCACCCGGGAAGCCGTCCAGGCGCCGATCCCGAGCTGTCCGGCCCGCCAGAGCCGGCGCGGCCAGGGCGTCCGCTCGCCGCCCCGGACCAGCAGCGCGCCCGGCAGCGGCACGAGGGCGGCGGCCGCGGGCGGCAGCAG
The DNA window shown above is from Streptomyces sp. NBC_01451 and carries:
- a CDS encoding HD domain-containing phosphohydrolase encodes the protein MRSITPWARVYVIAVAVGAALCAAPVRSAHAPWGAVALFAALCAACEQLAAGRFGGARGYEGPGAAGPGGAGAGPPRWHTPVLLAAAFLLPPAAAALVPLPGALLVRGGERTPWPRRLWRAGQLGIGAWTASRVHWSLGGPDTVVSSSFPYALVTAGAAVVAFCLVLALLDGGILALAERVPVRLAWRGLFVRSLVPVGVHGLAGLMMAVLWRGPYGPVAALLVLLPMWVSWWVFAQYHRERAAHQATIRALVQAVDIKDGYTRGHSERVGQASMMIARELGMDDERVEVLRFAGILHDVGKLGVPTRLLRKDGPLTPEERRVIELHPEYGHEMVRGIGFLGEARSAILHHHERLDGSGYPYGLVGGQIPEFARVVAVADAFDAMTSTRSYSRARPVRVALAELERCAGTQFDPVMVGALARALGRRGGWHPAVTADGVQPRRDHPPAPLVSSRPPTCADPDPGPGLDSDSGSGPVALPRPGQVRSEGGVA
- a CDS encoding HD-GYP domain-containing protein; protein product: MRPLVHATAGLLAFLSLAHTLWSGLDGRAVALSFGVLVVLGELTRWSGPESREAAPLAAAGALSYALLGEDAGRATHHGALQVVAVVVAATLVGCVPHVARGQGPTADHLARRVLTAGFAATCFQPLYNQGVFEAWGGPAYVLLLVALLVLTALCDAVLAAALAHSRTGWPFGPLLRDELRATLGIGTAVCATGVVMALAVAVVGLWALPVFSLPLLLTQLAFRRYAAVRATYRQTIASLARATEIAGYTPAGHARRVAVLSRAVGRELGLSEAELTVLEYAALMHDIGQLSLVDPVPAGATAVLPVEEQRRIALLGGAVVRQTGVAAAVAVVVERQADPYREQPVSARIVRAVNAYEEKVRDAGAGGPLRALEELRLGTGRDYQPEVVESLGRVLARNGGVVGEHIG
- the def gene encoding peptide deformylase codes for the protein MAQQDTDQQHVGVLPVDDEGFVIDTEDGEEREAAWRERGTSLPITVVGNPVLHKECQDVTEFGPELEQLVADMFASQRTAEGVGLAANQVGVDLKVFIYDCPDDEGARHTGVICNPKLVELPADRRRLDDSNEGCLSVPTAYAPLARPDYAEVTGQDEKGNPIKVRGTGYFARCLQHETDHLYGYLYIDRLSKRERKDALRQMAENEPRYPVVANG
- a CDS encoding tetratricopeptide repeat protein is translated as MRIFGKGRHRPSASWRQATDRAFTLIGDGRYEDAGALLTRAADLEPWLSESWFNLALLHKFRHDWEQARAAGLRAVALLDRETGAPDWWNVGIAATALQDWPLARRAWQAYGLRVPGGATAAGEPAGMDLGSAAVRLSPEGEAEVVWGRRLDPARIEVLSIPLPSSGRRWGEVVLHDGVPHGERTTAAGHSYPVFDEIELWAPSPVPTWVVLLEAAAEEDRDALERLASDAGFAAEDWSSSVRLLCRMCSESRMPSDEGDGEHLDPHDHSEPGHPGPLGHRTDGQLWAPERECGIAAPATLVRGLLDGWVADSPETRDWRDLEEVC